One window from the genome of Prosthecobacter sp. SYSU 5D2 encodes:
- a CDS encoding DUF4340 domain-containing protein, whose amino-acid sequence MHLRTTVLLLLLAVGLGAVILGIERYLPSTRELQEMKRGPVKFNKSEITQFEIDSSGGDGVTLASEGKTWWVRRPFNDHADSEKVSKLFTELQAIGWIERVHRDEFDSAGWAKTALDQPRHKLRLMAGSKEVLEIWLGAPSALEGSHYLGVQKSNDTDKEAYYVVKTTLPELLNPAPKDWRDNKLVRVPAENVTGVKLVQEGGQIELQRVNKDGDWILVKPLQTRGSKERIGELLSTLLNLEIKDAVEASGGASPAAPEPGTSNADLNAQTLKVTITSAAAEGEESKPVEITLTKPLADAMETKATSSHRRPVFTVVSKSLKDLWAQPNDLRDRMLTRIDEEKMAGIRIDSVIFPTVVLAKKSGSWFLLRNERVEPANGDRVSRLFEALNSHAVRSYASDSAANLSLYGLDKPFLTLTLADEQARSFKILFGANAERTEFFAKYETEPSVYQIDASLLPSIPQEGIKWKGLGVLRFTQFALRRISLSLGSNPPLILNYDPATAQWTGERAQRDITPQIDRVKADRLAGLLARMNVQDWSADATNAITALQKPALRIVVTLGEPGTNTGPTRDITLNFAPTQEGMESTALYFGQVDNGPDVFYITRTALLEVLQPVFKEE is encoded by the coding sequence ATGCATTTGCGCACCACGGTTCTTTTGCTGCTTCTTGCCGTCGGGCTGGGAGCCGTCATTCTTGGCATTGAACGCTATCTTCCCTCCACACGTGAACTTCAGGAGATGAAGCGCGGCCCCGTCAAGTTCAACAAGTCGGAAATCACCCAGTTTGAAATTGATTCCAGCGGCGGGGATGGAGTCACGCTGGCCAGCGAAGGCAAGACCTGGTGGGTGCGGCGTCCGTTTAATGATCACGCCGATTCTGAAAAAGTCAGCAAGCTGTTCACAGAGCTCCAGGCCATCGGATGGATCGAAAGAGTGCACCGGGACGAATTTGACAGTGCCGGCTGGGCCAAGACCGCCCTGGACCAGCCCCGGCACAAGCTCCGCCTGATGGCGGGCAGCAAAGAAGTGCTGGAGATCTGGCTGGGAGCACCGTCCGCATTGGAAGGAAGCCATTATCTGGGCGTTCAGAAATCCAATGACACTGATAAAGAGGCTTATTATGTGGTGAAGACCACCCTGCCGGAACTGCTGAACCCCGCTCCCAAAGACTGGCGTGACAACAAGCTCGTCAGGGTGCCCGCCGAAAATGTCACCGGAGTCAAACTGGTCCAGGAAGGTGGCCAGATCGAACTGCAGCGCGTCAACAAGGATGGCGACTGGATTCTCGTCAAACCTCTCCAAACGCGCGGCAGCAAGGAAAGAATTGGCGAGCTTTTGTCCACTCTGCTCAATCTTGAAATCAAAGATGCTGTCGAAGCTTCCGGCGGGGCTTCTCCCGCCGCTCCTGAACCAGGTACAAGCAATGCGGATCTCAATGCGCAGACGCTGAAGGTCACCATCACCTCAGCAGCTGCCGAGGGGGAGGAGTCGAAACCGGTGGAAATCACCCTCACCAAACCCCTGGCAGATGCAATGGAAACCAAGGCCACGTCCAGTCACCGGCGCCCGGTTTTCACGGTTGTTTCCAAATCCTTGAAGGACCTCTGGGCCCAGCCAAATGACCTTCGCGACCGCATGCTGACCCGCATTGATGAAGAAAAAATGGCTGGCATTCGCATTGATTCCGTCATCTTCCCCACTGTTGTCCTGGCCAAGAAATCGGGCTCCTGGTTCCTGTTGCGCAATGAGCGCGTGGAGCCGGCCAATGGCGACCGCGTTTCCCGCCTCTTTGAAGCGTTAAACAGCCATGCCGTTCGCAGTTATGCCTCTGATTCAGCGGCCAATCTCAGCCTCTACGGGCTCGACAAGCCTTTCCTCACCCTGACACTGGCGGATGAACAGGCACGATCATTCAAAATCCTCTTCGGTGCCAATGCGGAGCGCACCGAGTTCTTTGCCAAGTATGAAACGGAGCCAAGCGTTTACCAGATTGACGCCTCCCTTCTGCCCAGCATCCCGCAGGAGGGCATCAAATGGAAAGGGCTGGGCGTGCTGCGTTTCACCCAGTTTGCCCTCCGCAGGATCAGCCTTTCACTCGGCAGCAATCCTCCCCTCATCCTGAATTATGATCCCGCCACCGCCCAGTGGACAGGTGAACGTGCCCAGCGGGACATCACGCCCCAGATTGACCGTGTGAAAGCCGACCGCCTGGCCGGCCTGCTGGCCCGGATGAATGTGCAGGACTGGTCTGCCGATGCGACCAATGCCATCACCGCCCTCCAAAAGCCCGCGCTGCGGATCGTGGTGACCCTTGGCGAGCCTGGCACAAATACCGGACCGACACGGGACATCACCCTGAATTTCGCCCCCACCCAGGAGGGCATGGAATCCACCGCCCTGTATTTTGGCCAGGTGGATAATGGGCCGGATGTTTTTTACATCACCCGCACCGCGCTGTTGGAAGTTCTCCAGCCGGTTTTCAAGGAGGAGTAA
- a CDS encoding CAAX prenyl protease-related protein, with amino-acid sequence MSDRLRRLQESATAAYVLPLAVFMLLTGVPGWLRIENPELPWYQRAPEHWLYPLQTVVTGALLLFFSRHYRFGPWRGLWLAVLLGTAGIFFWILPAYLHQHWVTSGVEVPTWAGWLGFEARTDGFNPEVLSAWPFWQGLSIGMRFIRLVIIVPLVEEIFWRGFLMRYIGAGDRDWKQVPFGEHSWPVYGLVTFLVMLAHHPADYAAAFIWGSLVYFLAVRTRSLGACIVMHAVANLLLGGYVMATRQWGFW; translated from the coding sequence ATGTCTGACCGTCTCCGCCGACTGCAAGAATCCGCCACCGCAGCCTATGTGCTGCCGCTGGCGGTTTTTATGTTATTGACGGGTGTACCGGGCTGGCTGCGGATCGAGAATCCTGAACTGCCCTGGTACCAGCGTGCGCCGGAGCACTGGCTGTATCCGCTGCAGACGGTCGTGACAGGGGCGCTGCTTTTGTTTTTTTCCCGGCACTACCGCTTTGGGCCGTGGCGTGGGCTGTGGCTGGCGGTGCTGCTGGGCACTGCCGGCATCTTTTTCTGGATCCTGCCGGCCTACCTCCATCAGCATTGGGTGACATCCGGTGTGGAGGTGCCGACTTGGGCTGGATGGCTGGGTTTTGAGGCCCGGACGGACGGCTTCAATCCAGAAGTGCTCAGCGCCTGGCCGTTCTGGCAGGGCCTTTCCATCGGCATGCGTTTCATCCGTCTCGTCATCATTGTTCCCTTGGTGGAGGAGATCTTCTGGCGCGGCTTTCTGATGCGTTACATCGGGGCAGGGGACCGCGACTGGAAGCAGGTGCCGTTTGGTGAGCACTCCTGGCCCGTGTATGGGCTGGTGACCTTTCTGGTGATGCTGGCGCACCATCCTGCGGACTATGCCGCTGCCTTCATCTGGGGTTCACTGGTTTATTTCCTGGCAGTGCGCACCCGCAGCCTTGGTGCCTGCATTGTCATGCATGCGGTGGCGAATCTTCTTCTGGGTGGCTATGTCATGGCCACACGCCAGTGGGGATTTTGGTAA
- a CDS encoding O-antigen ligase family protein, producing MQFAALILFLLGLFIAGVLGTETRLLFFWPGAALLGLAGLVATLRWRLKVFFSPSDVCLGVMALFTGYIAARAWLSPVAAYAREDLFILAAAWVAYMLTATAASHPRWRLAVFGVLLALVAGNLAVGFIHLSGQWDFHVVPHFFRSAAAGRIGGFYANPNHLGAFFSMVFFLACGLLCFGRGGAMIKMCLGFLMVAMALGVALTASRGALTGLATGAVIFSLLALIMVWQTQRHLFWSLLGGGLFLVMVGGSILWKVNEEYLRGREIASPMANDVRLEIWQAALAQHAQSPWTGVGARMFYDGSIRYRSEALPSYSGEALFAHNEYLQMLADYGWAGLLLLALVVIVHAVNGLRFLAWFAGHRFLQTGRVLSNNLALCLGALSALVAMLVHALFEFQFHVAAPALTLALLLGLLANPGQEGEGHTPLRLPLARPLAKVLLASASLLLLAGPWLHGWGDYYLARAQIAGAQNDGFSRQQFLNAAVEADPANPVPRYQRALALLEKLTADQRTPDHPVLKRATADLEKVVALNGHHYLYALALADAYDAQGRHNEALAQIRNAIYQSPLHEESRMALAVHWHRQGQFAKAEEAYLWASQAKAMNEDGTSRWIDNYRLLLQHVVLMRPQPPQ from the coding sequence ATGCAATTCGCCGCACTCATTCTGTTCTTGCTGGGCCTGTTCATTGCCGGAGTGCTGGGGACGGAGACCCGCCTGCTGTTTTTCTGGCCTGGCGCGGCCCTTTTAGGACTGGCAGGTCTGGTGGCCACCCTGCGCTGGCGGCTGAAAGTCTTCTTCTCACCCAGTGATGTCTGCCTGGGCGTTATGGCCCTGTTCACCGGCTACATCGCCGCACGGGCCTGGCTCTCCCCCGTGGCTGCTTATGCACGGGAGGATCTGTTTATTCTCGCCGCTGCCTGGGTGGCCTATATGCTCACCGCCACTGCCGCCAGCCATCCCCGCTGGCGGCTGGCAGTCTTTGGTGTCCTGCTGGCCTTGGTGGCGGGAAATCTCGCCGTGGGTTTCATCCATCTGTCAGGGCAGTGGGACTTTCACGTTGTGCCCCATTTCTTCCGCTCCGCTGCGGCCGGGCGCATCGGTGGTTTTTATGCCAACCCGAATCATCTCGGGGCCTTTTTCTCCATGGTCTTCTTCCTGGCGTGCGGCCTTCTGTGCTTTGGCCGGGGAGGGGCCATGATCAAGATGTGCCTGGGCTTCCTCATGGTGGCCATGGCTCTGGGCGTGGCTCTCACGGCCAGCCGTGGAGCTTTGACTGGCCTGGCCACCGGGGCCGTCATTTTCTCACTGCTGGCCCTCATCATGGTGTGGCAGACTCAGCGGCATCTGTTCTGGAGCCTGCTGGGCGGCGGGCTCTTTCTTGTGATGGTGGGCGGATCCATCCTTTGGAAGGTGAATGAAGAATACCTGCGGGGCCGCGAAATCGCCAGCCCCATGGCCAATGATGTGCGGCTGGAGATCTGGCAGGCGGCCCTGGCCCAGCATGCGCAGTCACCGTGGACCGGCGTCGGGGCACGGATGTTTTATGATGGCAGCATCCGCTACCGTTCGGAGGCTCTGCCTTCCTATTCCGGCGAGGCGCTCTTCGCCCACAATGAGTATCTGCAAATGCTGGCGGACTATGGCTGGGCGGGGCTGCTGCTGCTGGCCCTGGTGGTGATCGTACATGCGGTGAACGGGCTGCGCTTTCTCGCGTGGTTTGCCGGGCATCGTTTTTTGCAAACCGGACGTGTCCTGAGCAACAATCTGGCGCTCTGCCTCGGGGCCTTGTCCGCCTTGGTCGCCATGCTTGTTCATGCGCTCTTTGAGTTTCAGTTTCACGTCGCCGCACCGGCCCTGACGCTGGCCCTGCTGCTCGGTCTTCTGGCCAATCCAGGCCAGGAGGGCGAGGGCCACACACCGCTGCGCCTGCCTTTGGCCCGGCCCCTGGCCAAAGTGCTGCTTGCCTCGGCCTCGCTGCTTTTGCTGGCCGGCCCCTGGCTGCATGGGTGGGGGGATTATTATCTGGCCCGTGCGCAGATCGCCGGTGCACAAAACGATGGCTTCTCCCGCCAGCAGTTTCTGAATGCGGCTGTCGAGGCGGATCCCGCCAATCCGGTCCCCCGTTACCAGCGTGCCCTGGCGTTGCTGGAAAAGCTGACGGCTGACCAGCGCACCCCCGATCATCCCGTCCTCAAACGGGCCACGGCAGATCTTGAAAAAGTTGTCGCCTTGAACGGCCACCATTATCTGTATGCCCTGGCCCTTGCGGATGCCTATGACGCCCAGGGGCGCCATAATGAGGCCCTGGCGCAGATCCGCAATGCCATCTACCAGTCACCGCTTCATGAAGAGTCCCGCATGGCCCTGGCCGTGCACTGGCACCGGCAAGGCCAGTTTGCCAAGGCTGAAGAAGCCTACCTTTGGGCCAGCCAGGCCAAGGCCATGAACGAGGACGGCACCAGCCGCTGGATTGACAATTACCGCCTGCTGCTTCAGCACGTGGTCCTGATGCGCCCGCAACCCCCGCAATGA
- a CDS encoding alanine--glyoxylate aminotransferase family protein, translated as MSTHVKLYIPGPVEVSPATFAAMSQPMMGHRGKGFQDLYAEIQPQLQTLFGTKQQVFLSTSSAWGVMEGSIRNLVKKKVLNCCNGAFSDKWLDVSRRCGKEAEAYQVEWGQPILAEEMDKRLATGEFDAVTFIHNETSTGVLSPLAEIAALKKKYPDVMFITDSVSGFTTVPVNFDELGIDVLLTGSQKAFALPPGLALFAASEAAMARAATINDRGYYFDFLEFKSNGEKSMTPSTPCISLIYGLRHQLQAMFAEGLENRYARHARLNGMVHEWVRKNGFEFFAPEGYRSKSLTCVANNRNIDVAAFIGLLKKNHSFIIDGGYGKLKGKTFRISNMGDETDETIGTVIAALDDSLAKL; from the coding sequence ATGAGCACTCACGTCAAACTCTATATCCCCGGTCCCGTCGAAGTCAGTCCCGCCACCTTCGCGGCCATGTCCCAGCCCATGATGGGGCATCGTGGCAAAGGCTTCCAGGATCTGTATGCAGAGATCCAGCCGCAGCTCCAGACGCTTTTTGGAACGAAACAGCAGGTCTTTCTTTCCACCTCCTCCGCCTGGGGCGTCATGGAAGGCTCCATCCGCAACCTGGTGAAGAAAAAGGTCCTCAACTGCTGCAACGGCGCCTTTTCGGACAAGTGGCTGGATGTCTCCCGCCGCTGCGGCAAGGAAGCCGAGGCTTATCAGGTGGAGTGGGGACAGCCCATCCTCGCTGAGGAGATGGACAAACGCCTCGCCACCGGTGAGTTTGACGCCGTCACTTTCATTCACAATGAAACCTCCACCGGCGTGCTCAGCCCCCTGGCTGAAATTGCTGCGCTGAAGAAGAAATATCCTGATGTGATGTTCATCACCGATTCCGTCTCCGGTTTTACTACGGTGCCGGTGAACTTTGATGAACTGGGCATTGATGTCCTCCTGACCGGCAGCCAGAAGGCCTTTGCACTGCCTCCAGGTCTGGCCCTTTTTGCCGCCTCAGAAGCCGCCATGGCCCGCGCAGCCACGATCAATGACCGGGGTTATTACTTCGATTTCCTTGAGTTCAAGTCCAATGGCGAAAAAAGCATGACGCCGAGCACCCCTTGCATCAGCCTCATCTACGGTCTCCGTCATCAGCTCCAGGCCATGTTTGCCGAAGGTCTGGAAAACCGCTATGCGCGCCATGCCCGGCTCAACGGCATGGTCCATGAATGGGTGCGGAAAAACGGCTTCGAGTTCTTCGCCCCGGAAGGTTACCGATCCAAATCGCTGACCTGCGTGGCCAACAACCGCAACATTGACGTTGCCGCCTTCATCGGTCTTTTGAAGAAGAACCACAGCTTCATCATTGACGGGGGTTACGGAAAGCTGAAGGGCAAGACCTTCCGCATCTCCAACATGGGTGATGAAACCGATGAAACGATCGGCACCGTCATCGCCGCCCTGGATGACAGCCTGGCCAAGCTCTAA
- the lpxI gene encoding UDP-2,3-diacylglucosamine diphosphatase LpxI (LpxI, functionally equivalent to LpxH, replaces it in LPS biosynthesis in a minority of bacteria.) has product MSPDLSNIALIAGNGIYPETFVQAARKAGVRRLVAAAFVNETRPELADRVDAIEWFRVGQLSKMIAFFVKQEVRQVVMVGQIAPNNLFDLRPDLRLLMMLARLKQRNAETLFGAISDELAKDGITLLPATTFLEELMPVPGHVAGPVIKKRRWEDAEYGFKIAKESSRLDIGQTVVVKNGTVLAVEAFEGTNEAVKRGGALGRGGATMAKVSKPGQDMRFDVPVIGPDTIRNAAAAGVDVIAVEAGMTLLLGKEEMVAECVQKKVSVIAL; this is encoded by the coding sequence ATGTCCCCAGACCTCTCCAACATTGCATTGATTGCCGGGAACGGCATCTATCCGGAAACCTTTGTCCAGGCTGCGCGCAAGGCCGGTGTCCGGCGTCTGGTGGCGGCCGCTTTTGTCAATGAAACCAGGCCTGAACTGGCGGACAGGGTGGATGCCATCGAATGGTTTCGTGTGGGCCAGCTCAGCAAGATGATCGCCTTCTTTGTCAAACAAGAAGTTAGGCAGGTGGTGATGGTGGGCCAGATCGCGCCTAACAATCTGTTCGATCTCCGGCCGGATCTTCGTCTGCTCATGATGCTGGCCAGGCTGAAACAGCGGAATGCCGAGACGCTTTTTGGGGCCATCAGCGATGAACTGGCCAAGGACGGTATCACCCTGCTTCCCGCCACCACGTTTCTGGAAGAGCTCATGCCGGTGCCCGGTCATGTCGCAGGGCCGGTCATCAAGAAACGCCGTTGGGAGGATGCCGAGTACGGCTTTAAAATTGCCAAGGAAAGCAGCCGCTTGGACATCGGCCAGACCGTCGTGGTGAAAAACGGTACCGTCCTGGCCGTCGAAGCCTTTGAAGGAACCAATGAAGCGGTCAAACGCGGCGGTGCATTGGGGCGGGGCGGGGCCACGATGGCCAAGGTCTCCAAGCCTGGACAGGACATGCGTTTTGATGTTCCTGTCATCGGTCCGGACACCATTCGCAACGCCGCAGCCGCGGGGGTGGATGTCATAGCCGTGGAAGCCGGCATGACCTTGTTGTTAGGCAAGGAGGAAATGGTCGCTGAGTGCGTCCAAAAAAAGGTGTCTGTCATCGCCCTCTGA
- a CDS encoding DEAD/DEAH box helicase, translating to MFPDEAPAPATPAGERRRDRDGPRRERGDRPPREPRGDQPMREPRAPREPRGDRPPREPREPRGDRPPREPRGDRPAREPRGDRPDGRPRRGERPARERDSGDSKPRENYEALPPPPAPQAPEGPFPEAFEILGLSHGVLAAVRETGYEKPTQIQAQAIPVVMEGRDVIGASQTGTGKTAAFALPTLSRLGAPGKFRCLVLEPTRELAAQVVEQFEKYGAHTGLRVLLVHGGVGYEKQRKGLQQGVDVVVATPGRLLDFMQDGTANLENLEVLILDEVDRMLDMGFLPDVRRIVERTPKSRQTLFFSATMPPQIKTLAEFALKDPTSIEIGIRFSPAETVSHYMYPVASDQRQELLLAILKKTHFASLMIFTRTKAQADQLYAALQQEGEYKVAVMHSDIRQSERERALKGFRDGEFEVIVATDLAARGLDISGVTHVINYMVPENSEDYVHRIGRTGRAQKEGDAYTMFSAEELPYVASIERLINQKIERKKLEGFSYKYTTVLDEEDKARAILHGRGKKKRR from the coding sequence ATGTTCCCTGACGAAGCACCGGCTCCTGCCACGCCGGCTGGAGAGCGCCGCCGGGATCGTGATGGTCCACGCCGTGAGCGGGGGGACCGTCCGCCACGCGAACCCCGCGGTGACCAGCCTATGCGTGAGCCGCGCGCGCCGCGTGAACCCCGTGGTGACAGGCCCCCTCGTGAACCGCGTGAGCCCCGCGGCGACCGTCCACCGCGTGAACCACGCGGAGACCGCCCTGCCCGTGAACCGCGCGGCGACCGTCCCGATGGCCGTCCGCGTCGCGGTGAGCGCCCTGCCCGTGAGCGGGATTCCGGCGATTCCAAGCCTCGTGAAAACTACGAGGCCCTGCCGCCTCCTCCCGCCCCCCAGGCTCCTGAAGGCCCTTTCCCGGAAGCTTTTGAAATCCTCGGTCTCAGCCACGGCGTTCTCGCCGCCGTCAGGGAAACGGGCTATGAAAAGCCCACGCAGATCCAGGCCCAGGCCATACCTGTGGTCATGGAAGGCCGCGATGTCATCGGTGCTTCCCAGACCGGCACTGGCAAGACTGCCGCATTCGCCCTGCCCACTCTGAGCCGTCTGGGCGCCCCCGGGAAATTCCGCTGCCTTGTCCTTGAACCGACCCGCGAACTGGCTGCCCAGGTGGTGGAGCAGTTTGAAAAATACGGCGCGCATACCGGTCTCCGTGTGCTCCTCGTTCACGGCGGTGTCGGTTATGAAAAGCAGCGCAAAGGCCTGCAACAGGGCGTGGACGTGGTTGTCGCCACGCCTGGCCGTCTCCTTGACTTTATGCAGGACGGCACCGCCAACCTCGAGAACCTGGAAGTGCTCATCCTGGATGAGGTGGACCGTATGCTGGACATGGGTTTCCTGCCGGACGTCAGGCGCATTGTTGAGCGTACCCCGAAGTCACGCCAGACCCTGTTCTTCTCGGCGACCATGCCGCCGCAGATCAAGACGCTGGCCGAGTTTGCGCTGAAGGACCCCACCAGCATCGAGATCGGCATCCGCTTCTCTCCAGCGGAGACGGTCAGCCATTACATGTATCCCGTGGCCAGCGACCAGCGCCAGGAACTGCTGCTGGCCATCCTGAAGAAGACCCACTTCGCCAGCCTGATGATCTTCACCCGTACCAAGGCGCAGGCAGACCAGCTCTATGCAGCCCTCCAGCAGGAAGGTGAATACAAAGTCGCCGTGATGCATTCAGACATCCGCCAGAGCGAGCGTGAGCGCGCCCTCAAAGGCTTCCGCGATGGCGAGTTTGAAGTCATCGTCGCCACCGACCTTGCCGCCCGTGGCCTGGACATCAGCGGTGTCACCCACGTCATCAACTACATGGTGCCGGAAAACTCTGAAGACTATGTCCACCGAATCGGCCGCACCGGCCGTGCCCAGAAAGAGGGCGATGCCTACACCATGTTCAGCGCGGAGGAGCTGCCTTACGTCGCCAGCATCGAGCGCCTCATCAATCAGAAGATCGAGCGTAAAAAGCTGGAAGGCTTCAGCTACAAATACACCACCGTCCTGGATGAAGAGGACAAGGCCCGCGCCATCCTGCATGGTCGTGGTAAAAAGAAGCGCAGGTAG
- a CDS encoding tetratricopeptide repeat protein, protein MVAVAGLDTAEMPNVSPALEAILTQLAADQKAAADQPGKGPDVNASFNAALAKVNELAKNGDKDAQYALGHWGVLSNSNVNEIVELFRKAAAQGQVLAKVELAQVLLQAFPQDAERVQEAVKLIQEAEAANNKVARRLLANLHLAGAGGIEKSVDKARALLEKGSAEGDGESTLGLSQLYAAGVPGLPKDEQKSLDYLIEATKQENAVAMSTYAARLFDGDPPAEGSKQLVKKDPAAAIKMFEDAAAKGFAAANRLLGAIYENGLGGQPKDLKKAVEYYTKAANANDAQALFRLGNYFESGLKASDAADAEAIVVQNAKSALDLYRLAAQNGSAEAFYNVGVYYETGTVVDKDPAKAFTFHLRAANSGLPQAQHRLAGLYQNGTGVAQDVVAAMGWYQRAASRNFAASQVALGQMYETGAGGSVDATAAALQYSNAAEQGEPLAMLRLASLYERGLATAKNEPDLARSLAYADLAVDASNSAELAVKYRDELKAKMTAAQIAEAKKIYDSKKTTPAAAAPAKPAAPAKK, encoded by the coding sequence ATGGTCGCAGTCGCCGGTCTTGACACCGCCGAAATGCCGAACGTGAGTCCGGCCCTGGAAGCCATCCTGACACAGCTTGCCGCCGATCAAAAAGCTGCCGCAGACCAGCCTGGGAAAGGGCCTGATGTCAACGCCTCCTTCAATGCAGCACTGGCCAAGGTCAATGAACTCGCCAAGAACGGTGACAAAGATGCCCAGTATGCCCTCGGTCACTGGGGTGTTCTCAGCAACAGCAACGTCAACGAGATCGTTGAGCTCTTCCGCAAAGCCGCCGCCCAGGGCCAGGTCCTGGCCAAGGTGGAGCTGGCCCAGGTCCTTCTTCAGGCCTTCCCTCAGGACGCTGAGCGTGTGCAGGAAGCCGTCAAGCTCATCCAGGAAGCCGAAGCCGCCAACAACAAGGTCGCCCGCCGTCTCCTTGCCAATCTGCACCTTGCCGGTGCAGGCGGCATTGAAAAGAGCGTGGACAAAGCCCGTGCACTCCTGGAAAAGGGCAGTGCTGAAGGCGATGGTGAATCCACTCTGGGTCTGAGCCAGCTCTACGCAGCCGGCGTTCCCGGACTACCGAAGGACGAGCAGAAATCTCTGGACTACCTCATTGAAGCCACCAAGCAGGAAAATGCCGTGGCCATGAGCACCTATGCAGCCCGCCTTTTTGATGGTGATCCGCCGGCTGAAGGCAGCAAGCAGCTCGTCAAAAAAGACCCTGCAGCTGCCATCAAAATGTTTGAAGATGCCGCTGCTAAAGGCTTTGCCGCCGCCAACCGCCTTCTGGGTGCCATTTATGAAAACGGCCTCGGCGGTCAGCCCAAGGACCTCAAGAAAGCCGTGGAATATTACACCAAGGCCGCCAACGCCAACGATGCCCAGGCCCTTTTCCGCCTCGGTAACTACTTTGAATCCGGCCTTAAAGCCAGCGACGCTGCGGACGCCGAAGCCATCGTGGTCCAGAATGCCAAAAGCGCTCTCGACCTTTATCGCCTGGCCGCTCAGAACGGTTCCGCAGAGGCCTTCTACAATGTCGGTGTTTATTATGAAACCGGCACCGTGGTGGACAAAGATCCTGCCAAGGCCTTCACCTTCCATCTGCGCGCGGCCAATTCCGGTCTTCCGCAGGCCCAGCACCGCCTCGCCGGCCTATATCAGAACGGCACCGGTGTCGCCCAGGACGTCGTTGCAGCCATGGGCTGGTATCAGCGCGCTGCCTCACGCAATTTTGCCGCCAGCCAGGTGGCTCTTGGCCAGATGTATGAAACGGGTGCCGGCGGTTCTGTCGATGCCACCGCAGCTGCTCTTCAATACAGCAATGCTGCAGAGCAGGGGGAACCCCTCGCCATGTTGCGCCTTGCCAGCCTGTATGAGCGTGGTCTTGCGACAGCCAAAAATGAACCCGACCTCGCCCGCTCCCTGGCCTATGCCGACCTGGCTGTGGACGCTTCCAACAGCGCTGAGCTGGCCGTCAAATATCGTGATGAGTTGAAGGCCAAAATGACCGCCGCCCAGATCGCCGAAGCCAAGAAAATCTACGACAGCAAGAAGACCACCCCCGCTGCGGCCGCTCCTGCCAAGCCTGCGGCTCCAGCGAAAAAGTAA